DNA from Candidatus Coatesbacteria bacterium:
TTGGGCAGGCGGGGCACGGCGTCGTCGAGATCGGTGTCGGCGCAGAGGATGGCGGCGGCGGTGGAGCCCAGCTCCATGGTCAGCTTTTTCATTCCGGCGTGGCGGGTCAGCCAGCGGCCGACCTCGGCGGAGCCGGTGAAGGTGACGGCGCGCAGGTGCTCGCTGGCGCACAGGGGTTCGCCGACGTTGGAGCCGGGGCCGGGGACCAGGTTGTAGGTCCCGGCGGGCAGCTCGCCGGTCTCCTGCAGTTCGCCGAGGACGTCGGCCAGCAGGAAGGCGTCCAGGGGGGTGGCCGAGGCGGGTTTGTGGACGACGGTGCAGCCGACGGCCAGGGCCGGGCCGAGCTTGTGGGCGGTCAGGTTGAGCGGGTAGTTGAAGGGGGTGATGGCGGCGATGGGGCCGAGCGGTTCGCGCAGGGCCAACCCCAGCTTGTTCTCGCCGTTGGGGGCGGCGTCGAGGGGCACCTGGTGGCCGCAGAGCCAGTTGGGGATCTCGGCGGCCACGGTCAGGGTCTGGACGCAGCGGTCGACCTCGGCCCGGGCCAGGGTGATGGGCTTGCCGCACTGGCTGACCAGGATGCGGGCCAGGACCTCGCGCTGCTCGCAGACGGCGTCGCGCAGGCGACCGACGACGTCGGCCCGGCGGCGGGCGGGCAGGCGGCGGTAGTCGGCGAAGGCCCGGGCGGCGGCGGCGCAGGCCTCCTCGACCTGGACCGCGTCGGCGGCGCCTACGTCGGCGACCTTCTCCCCGCTGTAGGGGTTGACGACGCTGAAGCTGTTTCCGGCGCCCTCGACCCACTGACCGTCGATGAGAATCTGGCGTTCGGCCATCACGTTCACCTCGGTTCGTTTCGGTTCGACGTCCCAGCGTCGGTGGGAAGAAAACGACGGCAAAAAAACGTCGTCACCCCTTGACGGTGAAACAATCTGAGACTATTTTTAGTTGTTGGTTCACAAAGGTACGATCTCAGCGGGGCGTTCAGTAACGCCGCGTCCGTCGGAGTTATCGCCGTCGATCAGTGCGCGAGGCCGCCTTGACCCGTTTCGTCGATATCTATTCCGCCGGTGCCAGGACGGTCCCCGGCTACTACGAATGTTGCCGATGTGGGAGCTACCTGTTGCTGGGCACCGGCGGCCAACTGCCCCGCTGTCCGCGCTGCGGATCGCGGGACTTCGCCTACACCACGGTGCGCGAGCCCGACGGCAGTCTGCACCGCGGGGTGCGTTTCGACGGCGGCGGCTACCTGGACGCTCCGCGGCCCGACGCCCGTCCCGTCGAGTTCAAGGATTTTCGGGTCAAATGAGCATCGCGGCGGGCTCGTCGGTCAGGCGGTGCAGCACACCGTCGTCGTCCAGGTAGCAGGTGTCCTCGTAGCGCACGCCGTAGCCCTTGTCCGGGTAGTAGACGCCGGGCTCGAGGGTGAAGACGGAGCCGGGCTTGAAGGTGTCCTTGTTGCGTTCGGTGCCCCCCAGGCGGGGGCTTTCGTGCACCTGGAGCCCGACGCCGTGACCCAGGCCGTGGCAGAAGCCGGTCTGGGTGGTGGGGTCGCTGACGATGTCGGGATGACCGGCCGCGGCGAGCAGTTCGGCGCACAGCTTGTGGGCTCCGTAGCAGGATTTGCCGACCTCGATCCAGTCGAAGACTTGCTGCTGGACCTCCTTGATCAGCTCGTAGTCCCGGGCGGCGGCCTGATGCGGCTCGCCGACGCACCAGGTGCGGGTCATGTCGTGGAAGTAGCCGTGACCGAGCTGCTGGGGGAACATGTCGTAGACGATGGGTTCGCCGACGGCTAGATGGTGGTCGTCGGCGCCGGTGGAGTGGGGGAAGCCGCCGTCGCGCCCCGGGGCGAAGATCGAGCCCACGGCCTCGAACAGGCCGTTGGAGAACAGCTCGAGGGCGATGCGCCGCTTGACCAGGCCGACGGTCAGCGGCGCGTCGTCGTGGTAGAGCTTGCCTTGACGCACCTCGGCGGTCGCGAGCAGTTGACGGATCGCGGAGAAGGTCTTGCAGGCCCCGACGGCGGCTTTCTTCAGCTCTTTGATCTCGTCGGGTTCCTTGGTTTCCCGAGCGATGACGATCAGATCGTTGGCGTATTCGGGCTCGATGTCGACGCCCTCGAGGGCCTCGTCGACGGCGCGCCAGAGCTTGTAGCTGGGGCCGACGCCGCCGCGGCCGTAGAGGGCCAGGCGGCCGGAGACGCCCAGCCTGTCGATGACACGGCGCATCATCTCCACGCCGCGCTCGAGGGGATCGGCGATCTCGCGCAGCTCGTGGAGGTTGAGCTCGCTGGTCACCAGGCTGTTGAAGGGCAGCTTGGCGGCCTCGTCGCGCTCGAAGGGTCCGGTCAGCAGGGTGGCGGTGCCGCCCTGCGGCTTCCAGAGGCTGCAGTGGCCGATCTGGGCGTCACCGAGGAAGTAGTGCATGGCGGGGTTGTCACCGTTGCCGCCGCCGATGTAGAGCCAGTCGATTCCGCGTTCGGCCATCAGTTTATCCACGTCGGTGCGCATCGTCCTCCCTGTCGTTCAGCGATGGGTTAACGTCGTCCGTCCGGCGGCGTCACGCTTCTTGCAGCGCCCCGTCCGCCTGGCGGAGTCCGGGTCGGCAACAAGCGCGCCGCCGCCTGGGTCGTCCGCGTGCGGTGCGTTCACTGGGCGTCGAGCCAGGCGGTGATGGTTTCCAGCACGCCGGGGGCGAAGTCCTTTTCCAGCAGGGGGTACTCGGACAGGCCGCCGCTCTCGGCGGTTTGGAACAGGTGGTTGGCGCCGGCGATGGTCTCGATGCTGACGGTCAGGTCGTGCTCGGCGGCGCCGGTTTCGAGGGCGGCGATGTTGAGGTCCGGTGGCACCTGGACGTCGAGTTCGCCGAAGACGGCCAGGATGGGGCAGTCGACAGCGGCCAGGTGGGTCCAGGGGTCGTAGTCGATGAAGTAGGCCGTCCAGGGGCTCTCGAGCATGGTGCGTTGTTGGGCGAGCTGGGTCTCGACGAAGGTGTCGACGTCGCCGAAGGCGGCCTGTTCGGCGGGGGTGAAGCTCGCGTACTGCTCGCGCAGGACGGCGTCCAGCTCGTCGTAGAGGGGTTCGAGGTCGCCGTCGTTGCGGATCTTGTCGTAGGCCCGGCGCTGGAAATCCTGGTTCCAGGCCACGTCTTCCGCGGTGCCGCCCTCGGCCAGGATGGTCTTGGCGGACTGGGCTA
Protein-coding regions in this window:
- a CDS encoding aldehyde dehydrogenase family protein gives rise to the protein MAERQILIDGQWVEGAGNSFSVVNPYSGEKVADVGAADAVQVEEACAAAARAFADYRRLPARRRADVVGRLRDAVCEQREVLARILVSQCGKPITLARAEVDRCVQTLTVAAEIPNWLCGHQVPLDAAPNGENKLGLALREPLGPIAAITPFNYPLNLTAHKLGPALAVGCTVVHKPASATPLDAFLLADVLGELQETGELPAGTYNLVPGPGSNVGEPLCASEHLRAVTFTGSAEVGRWLTRHAGMKKLTMELGSTAAAILCADTDLDDAVPRLPKGAFGFAGQSCISLQRIFVQRSLVDDFTERFLAETAEINWGDPADEDVLVGPMISPAELERAQAWIGEAVDQGARLLTGNTRHGNVLTPTVLTDVTPAMKVAALEVFAPVVSIIPFDDLPSAVADVNRNPQGLNLSVFTADLDRALDTAEALEAGTVLINETPSWRVDLMPYGGVKDSGLGREGARYVAEELTEPKQIIIRRRGRWDHP
- a CDS encoding M24 family metallopeptidase — encoded protein: MRTDVDKLMAERGIDWLYIGGGNGDNPAMHYFLGDAQIGHCSLWKPQGGTATLLTGPFERDEAAKLPFNSLVTSELNLHELREIADPLERGVEMMRRVIDRLGVSGRLALYGRGGVGPSYKLWRAVDEALEGVDIEPEYANDLIVIARETKEPDEIKELKKAAVGACKTFSAIRQLLATAEVRQGKLYHDDAPLTVGLVKRRIALELFSNGLFEAVGSIFAPGRDGGFPHSTGADDHHLAVGEPIVYDMFPQQLGHGYFHDMTRTWCVGEPHQAAARDYELIKEVQQQVFDWIEVGKSCYGAHKLCAELLAAAGHPDIVSDPTTQTGFCHGLGHGVGLQVHESPRLGGTERNKDTFKPGSVFTLEPGVYYPDKGYGVRYEDTCYLDDDGVLHRLTDEPAAMLI